The Gouania willdenowi chromosome 22, fGouWil2.1, whole genome shotgun sequence nucleotide sequence TCACGTGTGCTTTGCTGCAAGAGATGAAAGTGGTTGCTGCTGCTAATCCTTTAAATGGCTTGAACCAATGGCTTTCCTGAAAGTTTTGTCAGTGGGTTTTTCATTGACTCGTTATCACATTCAATGAAAACCGCAGGCCAAGCACTAGAAAGCTGGACAGCCACATTCTCCACCAGTGCCTTTTCTGTCTTCATCTCTGTGTGTTGAGCTCCTTCGATTAGTTTAATCTTCTAAAAGATTAATTCAAAAAGGACTTTGATTTACCCACGTTAATTCAAGCTTAGAAGAATTAAGCTGGACCCTCCCTTAGTGAAGATGGCCTTTGCATTGCAGAGATAACTGCGGTTCTTTCAGTTACTTAAGAATGCAGGCTCTAGCTGTTTAATTTCGTCCATGGTTAGGAACATCTCCAGGGAAGTCCTGTAGATCTTTCTTAGCAGCCAGAAATAGGTCACAACGCGAGGCGCAAAGAAGAGACTGCATATGTTTCCTATGCTACCAGTACCAGGGTTCTATGTGAACTTTCAAAGTTTACTTGTCATGTAGGGAAGGTAGGGCAtccaatcaatttttttcagacAACCAAACTATATATCACTAACCATTCAGTCAtagaaagggggaaaaaaattgattcacatGAGAATTGCGATTCTAATCATCCAAGAAAATccccaacatttatttttttgcaacatacaagaTAAAAGACAGGGACAAACAGCAATGTGATAACCCCACAGCATACACCCAGAGAACAATGGGATGAAGAGAGGACAAATGtatattaataacaaaataagataataagAGTAATAAAAATTCTACATTGACTCAGCCGGCAGCCCCAGCGCCCTAAGAGGCTGAGGGCCCAACCCAGCAGACACGAGGGGGTCACGGTACCCACCTCCCCCCCAGGCCCCCTccactctttttctttttttgtataccTTGAACTTATTCTTGTACTCACTGAGAGTTGAGACATATTTCTGGAAGAAAGGGGCAGCTGgcctaagcttttatttaggcaactttatttatgcaagttatttattgtacagtaagtaagtttttatttgtttagcatgaatacaTGTTACCTTGTCTTAACTTTgcttttgtgtgattacatcattggaatcagtttatacaaaattatcttatacaaactgtattgttttgatgcaataatttgccttaacacactatgcattgtatcaatttttgaatcgagaatTGGTTATAATGTGCACGTGTTACTATCATTTTGCCTTGGAATCTCATCAAGAAGATATTTGTGTTCCCATCAAAAACTACCAAAGTATATAAATCTATACATATTGGCTTATGACATAAAGAATGGCTGGTGACAGAGGGTAACCTAGAGCTGACAACTgatacataataaacaaattaaaagctgataattttttttaattaagttaaAAATAAGCAGTTTCTAATAATTCTCcttgtaaaatttaaaaaaggtgATTGTAATACAATCAATGaacaaaaaacttgtttttttcctgtacaGTATTTTTCCCCTTCTATAATTATCTTATATTGTGTCTCTTTACAAATGATTCAGTAACAAAATGTCACCaaacttattgattaaagtcaaacaaaacaaactgctTACATTTGGGGGTTCTCTACCACCAGGCCGGGATCAGTACTGCGCCGTGCAACCGCGAATAATGCAAAAACTGACCGCTATGAACTTAATCTCAGGTGCAATGCGGAAATGAGGTGGACGCACAAAGAGATGCGTGCACCTCATTTCAGCATTGCATCTAAGGACAGAATTGAAATGTCCGATTTGAAAGATGAAGTGTATTGAACCTGGCTTCGCTCTTGAATCAGAACCTCCCTTTGGTTGGTGTAAAAGTTGTCTGTGGTGCTGTTACGGCCCCCTCTAGGATTTCTTGTCAAACGCTGGAGGGGCTGTTACATAagacaccaaaaataaataaagtgttaaagtatttttttttacatacatttcttAAGAAGTagcaacaaaatcaaaataactcaAAGAAACAAAGGAACTGGAGACCCTgaccaaactgaacaaaagtagaGAGGACACTGAGGCAATCTTATACAGGGCCGTCACACCCAGCATCCACCCTCtaatttacaaaaatgtacaaaacactaAATCTATACTAAGTAACACATAAACAGAACTACCAGTAATCTCCAGATTACTGGTAGTTAAAATAACAAACTCAATTGTTGAGTAGggagcagaagaagaaactctccccacatgtctgcgGCTGGCCGAATGTTGTTGTTCCTCTCTTCTTCTGGTCCTTTCAGCCTTttatacagctcctcctccctctccacctgaTTACTAATCTGAATCAGGTGTTTTAGGTAAGAGGGAGGACATGCTAAGAGGCCAcgaggcaccagccgtaacacCCCCCACTGTTAAAATTGTGAATAAGGAGCCTGGCTTCAACATTCACATAGGCCatatttacatgggagctttaattccccttgaattcagaataaaagttaattcctttttaaactgaccttgtaaacatttaattcagaatgcaaatgtaattccaaattaaacttaaatccgaattaggtttgttgtgtggtttttttttttctttccccaaTAGACGTGAATTTGTCACGTTCGCTCTCTGTCctatcagaacccttcccaacccccagacctaaagcagagttgaataaagctaaataaacctgttttccttGTAagcctcaatttggaattactatttctatgtaaacatgaagtagaacactttcattccaaataatttaatttggaataaataattcagaattaaaaaaaaacatcatgtaaccgtggccatacAAAACTAAGGTCCTTGAGGTAATCTAATGAGTAACTTATTctcctgaaaaacaaaacaaaaggtgaGTGAACAGACAGCACGGAACTAAACTGGAAAACAAGGCGTCGAAACAAAGTGTGCCAAATTAATGCACACAAACCAAAGATGGggaatgaaataaatcaatgcTAAGGCTTGGACCACTGCTGTGCTTTTGGCTCGCGAGCTTTCAATTGGAAGTGTTGGTGCAAAAACCTGCTCTCAGAGCTGGGGGGGATTGGTAAACAGACAGCGGTTCATTTGAACTTGGTCCAGCCGAGCTCTAAATAAGTAAATTTTCTTTGgaaatgttttggttttattaagATCAAACTCTGAAAGAAGACGTAGCGGAGCATCTCATTTGGGATGCAAGGGACGATGCCTCCGAGATGAGGTGCCTTTGCTGGGCAAACAATCACATTAACCTACATATACTCTGACAGAATCAATTTAAGAAAATTAGGCAAATGCTCTTGAAAAAGCAATTCTATTTTACTTCATGATAGATGACAGTCAGCATCGTGGTAAGCATATCCACCCTCAGCAGTaaatagtgtttgtgttttcaagAACTTCAACAAAAAGGGAATGATGAAAACCGTTTTCTATGGAACTGTTTCAAGTGTAAACACTGGAGCACATGTGCAAAAGATGTAATAGTGTCACGTGGGTGTTGCATGGCTTAAATGCAGCACAGCTGCTACAAAAACAGTTCATGATGTCTTTTTTGAAGACCTCAGCAGTAGCAATGAGACGTGGTTCAGAACAAGTTCTATGATTTGAACCCAGTCTCCTGTCTGGGACATAACATAATGATACAGTCTGCTATAAGTGTTTCTTTCCTCTAAACCAGCGGCTCCCAACCCTTTTTGTCTCATCATGTCCCCCCGAGCCTCTTTTCAAATTATGAGGACCCGCTCATCACAACAGTTGGAGGCTacctcttgttttatttacatgttaacaTGATGCCAGGCTTCTCTGAAGTATCTTTTGGAGCTGGAACAACATAGTAACTGGTACAGGTCAACATATTTGGTTTACCCATACTTGGTATGGGTTCTTGTCGTTTCCAGTGAGTACGAGCATACTCGAAATTATTAACATGGTACGACTCTTAAAGTCAttactttaatttaatatttttccaATGATTTAAAAGAAAGTTGTATTAACAACTTTATCAACAATATTAGTCTTTCATTGGTCTGTAGAATACTGAGGTGGAAATGGGACTCTTTCATTGGTTGAGAATTGCCAATATATAAGGTGATACAACTCGTATTTACTCGTAAAACTAAGGAAAGAACTCATTTCAAGTGTGCATTAATAATGTAAATTGGTGAATATATTTGCTTAAATATTCATTGAGCACAGTCTCCAAGTAATTAATACTTCCTAGTCCCCCCTGCAAGGTGTTGAAGTACCCCCAGAGGTACACATACACCATGACAGCAAACTGCTCTAGGCTTTCCTCAGGACTAGTGTCATTCCATCTATTGAGTATATTATGATAAGCTTTTTCCACATATTTTAGAAAGGGGAATATTActatggtttgttttatttgatattaacTTGAATGTTTTGGATTTCCCTTTTCAGAATTCTATCCGACACAACTTGTCCCTCCACAGTCGCTTCGTCAAAGTCCAGAATGAAGGGACAGGGAAAAGCTCCTGGTGGATGATCAATCCTGAAGGGGGTAAAGGAGGCAAAGCACCAAGACGACGGGCTGTTTCAATGGATAACAGCAAGTACATCAAAGGAGCTCGAGGTCGGGCCACTAAGAAGAAGGCGTCGCTACAGGCTGCTCAGGACGGCAGCTCAGAGAGTTCTTCAAGCCTCTCCAAGTGGACAGGGAGCCCCACATCCCGCAGCAGCGACGACCTAGACGCCTGGACAGACTTTCGCTCCCGAACCAACTCCAATGCCAGCACACTCAGCGGACGACTGTCCCCAATCCTCGCCAACCTAGAGCTGGATGAGGTGCCTGACGATGACTCGCCTCTTTCTCCAATGCTGTACTCCAGCCCCAGCAGCATGTCCCCGTCCACAGGGCCCACCGGGCTCTCCGACCTAGCAGGGACCATGAACCTCAACGACGGGCTTTCAGAAAATCTGATGGATGATCTTTTAGACAATATCAGCCTGACAGCATCCCAGCAGCCTCCTCCTGGAGAGGAAGACAGCGGAGCCAATGGTCAGGGCAGCTCAGTGTTTACCTTCAGCTGCTCGGGCAGCAGTCTGGGCAGCCCCTCTGGCAGCTATGGACCCAATGCTCTCTTCAGTCCTCCGTCCATCACAAGCCTTCGTCAGTCTCCAATGCAGACCATTCAGGAGAACAAGCAGACCACCTTCTCTTGCATCCCACATTTCAATGACCACCAGACACTGCAGGATCTGCTTAGCTTGGACTCCCTCAGCCCCAGTAACGTCATGCTCACCCAGTCTGACCCTCTGATGTCCCAGGCCAGCACCGCCATCGCTCTGCAGAACTCCCGCCGGAATGCAATGCTCCTCCGCAAAGACCACTTGTTGGTGAACCACTCCAGCGCGGGTCAGGCCCAGAGCTCTTCTGTGTCTGTTTGGCAAGCAGGCTTGTCGACCTCTGACAACGGTGCCAGCCACGCCAACGCCAAGCTCCCGCATGTGAAGTCTCCAAGTAAGCTCACCTCTATGCAGCTCGGTTCCAGTTTGTCGAGCCAGGACCTGGACCTTGACGTGTTTAACGGCAGTCTGGAGTGTGACATGGACTCCATCATTCGCAATGAACTGATGGATGCCGATTGCCTTGACCTAAGCTTTGACTCCCGCCTCACCTCCACCCAGAACAGCAACAGGAATTCCGGCAGTTTTCCCAAACAGACATCCCCTCAGAGATGGGTGCCAAGCTGAGAAGGCGTGGAAGTGACATTAAAGGGGAACGTTTAGACCCGCGGTCCATTTTCCTGCATTGTGCTACTAGAGGGAAAATCActatctgaaattgtttatatGTGGTCATtttccattgttttgttttttaccatgATGCATTACATTTGGTACTGTATTTGAATTGTCTAAGAGACACATCAGTATGTTCACAGTGGAGAGAGAAAAGCGATTCCTTTTAATAAAGATCGATGCATGAACAACAGCGGTGATCATGCATTACCTTATCGAAAGCATCATCTGGTGTCGGCACTCTCAGGGAATCACTCGTATCACCAAGTGATACAAGAAACTGAGGATGAATTTAATTTCCCTCGCTTCCTTCTCTTACCACTTCTCACACCAACATTTTTTGCCAAACCAGCCGTCAGCCTGAAGTGGACTCACGGCCTGTTTACAGAAAAAGCTGCAGAGAATGTTGCACCCTTATGTTCCAGTGGAGGATACTTGATcagcttttgttttttagttttcctTGAGAGACAAACACCAAATATCAATCTGTAGAGGTTAATGTCATGAAAATGTGAACTGATCTACATTGTGTGGTTTTTGTATGCAGTGTTTAATTTCAACACACTCCCCTGTGGATTTTAGTGATTATACCTGTGAACTCTGTTCTTTTTAAAGAAGTACGTAGCTAAACTGTCGTTCCTGTTTCTACTGCATATTCATTTTCACCGTTTCCTCACGTTTTCTCTTCCACTTGCCACAATGTTTGGAAGTACTGCTCTGTGCACAGATATTGGGACCTGGTTTAGCTGTAGTCTGACACCATTTCATGGCTAGACATTTTGGGAATAAAGTAACCACACTTGCAGACTTGGCACTTCTTATTAACAGTGGTTTTGGTGTACGTTTTGAAAGGTTTTCTTGGTGCTATACACATGGAAATATTAATAGGGAGTGACTTGAGACAGAATAATGCCTGTTATCAGCACTGTAGCAGGTGCTGGTGGTAAAATGGGGTGTTAAGCCCTGGTTGAggaatatgttttgtttttgagccAAATTTGCCATTATTAGAAAAAGAACCCactgtattttaaaaattgCCAAAACCGTTTTGCATTAAAAGAAGTAGTAGCAGATggatatataatgtatatatgaAGAACAAATAAGACAGAAAAGCAGCTTTTCATGGCAAGAGCTGGATGTATCTATGTTTTTAAAGAAGCTagaaaaatacttgtttttttctccattgcAATATTTAATTTCCCCTCCTATAGTGTGGATTAAAGCTGTGCTTGGTGGGATCTGATGGTAAATGTACCTAAAATTAAGTGTATCCATTGGTGTTTGTAAGGAAATTTAAATGTTAGATTGTGCTGCGTGAACCCAATGAAATATTGAAACACGTTAGACTATAAATAAATTTCATGTTTCCTAAATCCGTGATTCCAAATACAATGATGCTGTTTATTGTGGATAGGTTTTTAATCTTAGCTTTCTTCCCCCCCAGGCTCAATCTTACTGCCATAATGGCATTTTCTATTTTCCTGATGCTCCTACGAAAACATCCAGTTGTAATTCTACATGTTCTCCTGGTTTAATCTGAGATGATGCATGTAAATAAAGCTTAAAGAACAGCCGAAAAAGAGTCATCTGTTGTCAAGCCTGGTCTTTCTTTCAGTTCCCTGGAGGAATGGCAGAGCTGCAGAATTGACTCTGCAGGCAGTAAGAAGGTGGTTTGCTATTGGATAATCACATCTTGAGCCAGGGACCAATCACACACTGTATCCAAGAAGAATGGACCTGCTGAGATGAGGTGTAGCATGTTAAGTGCAGGAGCTGTGATTGTTCCGACTTCTGAACAAATCATTTCCCACGTTCGCCTTTCATTTTGAATGACGTGTGTTATGTCTGTGTGCTCTGTAGAGAGTGTGTAATCTGTACGACTGAATGAAGTGATATTTCATCTCAGTTGAAGGTGGACCGCAGTAAAACATTGGAGCCCCCTAGAGCTCAAACACAGTCTTGACTGTGGATGAGGGACTGGAAGTCATTAGATGAGGGCAGGTTGCTCTGAtacttattcttttttttaatttaattttatttttatttgtcagattatagccataggctaatttccatctgttgtccctagacaggctgatgtaaggattacatacaggacaagGAACATAGGGATCATTAAAAAACAGTAACTTTACATGTAAATGGAACACTGGGATCAGAACAACTACACTATCAAGGGAATGGACAGGATGCTGTAGGGCAAAGAAAAGCAGTTCACTtcaacatactcagagttggtCAGTTAAAGTTGTGCATACAATAAATTTACATTATTGAGTTTCATTAtcttctaaaaaaataaaataacttatttaaaatactgctgtgcattGCAAAGTtgcctttttcaaaaaaagaaaatcactcaACGTGCTATAGTGCATAGCACATGGCCCTAAGATGCTtctctctcaaaaaaaaaaaaaaaaaaaaaagagcgaaaaatactattaccagcaacacacaaaatgacagaaaaatacacacacaaaaaaaagagaaacatacaaaatgacatcaaacacacgcacacacacagagagagagagaatgatttaaataccaaaaaacacaaagtaagagacaaatatactgaaaaatgaaaagaacaaacaaccacaaaaaacacaaaatgatgatagaaatgtttttgatttgaacattaactgaaaatacaagagtcaatgtttggtcccacaccaggtgggagatgaccgggattcataaaaactatagaaataaatgtattgagacactaaatactgttttattccacttgtttacaaaatgacattgtttaaaatgtgtgttttcactcattcattccatcattatgctccatAGTTACTTTTTCACAGAAAGGCGGTACATGCATTCAGAAGTAAGAGAAAGGTAATAATTGAGCAGAAAAAGTTTGAGGCCCACTGTATTAAAGGACTgtttaatacataataaatatacGGTAATAGCCATGGcctgataaatgaataaaaaaaactttaataagTTGGCTTTGAAAGCTAATTTGTATTAAGTGTGACTCCATGAATGTTGACAGTTTAATATTATTCTCTGAAAaatatattctaattttatATTAAAGAGTAGATAAATGCACTAAATGTCAGTATTAAGTGATATAGATAAACTTGATGCACCTTTAGAATAAATAACTGATTGAACTGCAAATAACTCATGAATTGTactattgttaaaaatgttttcccTTGTCAACGTGTAGAAAGCCATATATACAGGTGCTGGttatataattagaatatcatgaaaaagttgatttatttcagtaattccattcaaaaagtgaaacttgtgaaatgtatacattcatttcacacagactgacatatttcaagtgtttatttcttttaatgttggtgattataactgacaactaatgaaaaccccaaattgagtatctcagaaaattagaatactgtggagaggttcaatattgaagacacctggtgccCTGCAAAGTCCTTTAAATGGTCTCTtagtctagttctgtaggctacacaatcatggggaaaactgctgacctgacaatTGCAAGGAGGGCAAGACACAAAGGTCATTGCTAAAGAAGCTGgttgttcacagagctctgtgtccaagcacattaatagaggcgaagggaaggaaaagatgtggtagaaaaaagtgtacaagcaatagggataacCACGCCCTGAAGAGGgttgtgaaacaaaacccattcaaaaatgtaggggagattcacaaagagtggactgtagctggagtcagtgcttcaagaaccaccacgcaCAGACGTTTGCAAGATATGAATTTCAGCTGTCgcattccttgtgtcaagccactcttgaacaagagacagcgtcagaagcgtctcgcctgggctaaagacaaaaaggactggactgctgctgagtggtccaaagttatgatctctgatgaaagtaagttttgcatgtcctttggaaatcaaggtttcagagtctggaggaagagaggagaggcacagaatccatGTTGCTTGAGGTcaagtgtaaagtttccacagtcagcgATGGTTTGGGGTGGCATGTcttgtgctggtgttggtccactgtgtttccttaggtccaaggtcaacgcagccgtctaccaggaagttttagagcacttcatgcttcttgctgctgaccaactttatggagatgcagatttcattttccaacaggacttggcacctgcacacaggGCTAAAGTACCTGGTTTAATGACCATGatatccctgttcttgattggccagcaaactcgTCTGACCTTTACCCAATAGAAAATCTATGGGGTATTGTGGAGAGGAAGATGGGAGACACcggacccaacaatgcagaatagctgaaggccactatcagagcaccctgggctctcataacacctgagcggAGCCACAGACTGATCAACTCCATGTCACAccgcattgctgcagtaattcatgcAAAAGGAGCCCAAACTAAGTATTGAatgctgtacatgctcatacttttcagttggccaacatttctagaaattttttttgtatcagtcttaagtattattctaattttctgagatattgaaattgggattttcattagttgtcagttataatcatcaaaattaaaagaaataaacatttgaaatatatcattCTGTGTGTAATGAAGGAATAtcatatacaagtttcactttttgaatggaattactgaaataaaatcaactttttcattatattctaattttataAGCAGCACCTGCAGTTACATGTGCCATGTGAATGAGTGATATTATCTTAAccaaagacaaacaacaaccaGGCTGTTCATCCTGTCACGTTGTGTGTTAATTCTTAGAGTAAAGACAAAGACGAGCCACGGACAGCTGCTTATCCTCCATAAAATCAGCCCCTTCCATCAAAGAAAGGTCAGATTTCCTCTCACTACACATCTGCTGATAAAAGCTCCCTGGTTCTGGCTTTCTTTGACACTGCCTGCTTCACTTGTGCAGGATGACCAAGGCTTTTGTGTCCATCCAGCTGGAAAAAGTGGCTCTATGAGATGAGATGGTGCATGCTTTTGTAAAGCAGTGAGTGAGTGGATCATCAGGTGGTTGAGTAGAGGGAAAGTGTGTTTGGATATCCATTAAGTAAAAAGTCATTTGTTATTCTctgcaggaaaaaataaaaattatatatataaatggcAAGCCGTTcaggaaattatatatatatatatatatatatatatatatatatatatatatatatatatgaaaaacaccacacagaacgaccaacagacagacttttactcggctgcgtttgataaaaatgatcttgtatcatgttttccacctcacacctCACAGagtttgtgtgtcgatgacgtttcgtttaaaagattttataacgtgcaaaatgaacattttactgCCCGTAAAAATGGTTTTtgtaaaagtgtcaaatggtagaagttctaacatctattgttcctcacaccagcctcaaagtcaatagtcagtcaccagattatctggatactatttggaccgcaACACtgcgaaacaaaacataaacgtgagcagctttttacgagctaaaacatccacagactgaatgaaaacatgagcaggaccagaaaactgctgaattttttattttttttttaaactacatcAGGCATTTGCATGTGGCACACCACTATAAAGTATTACTGTGTTGCAGTATCAGGTTGTTGATAAATGGTTATGAATAACTgtcaataattgtttttttttttttttacttctgagATTCCATAGATCCGTCAATCCATTCAGATGAATTACTGTATATTTGATCAAATCTGTAGGGTGGTAGATTTTATAAAgttgctttaaaaacaaaatattttcaattaaaaacttcAGAttgaatttgtattttattttattgaagtcatgttttttgtatttgggctaTATTATAGCTATAACAttagtgtctttattattcgGTCCCAGAAACTATTGCTTGAGTCCATAGAACTTTTAGAtgcttttactgctgattttaatgtttttatttatttaaaaaactgttaaattgCCCCATGTATGAAACACGCTATACAAACAAATTTGCATTgcctatttattttcttttcattgaaGATAAATGTGGTTGTTTTTGCATACATTAACAAGTAGTGTTGGTATTCCAGTCACCAACGGTGTACCTCACTAACACTACaatccacagacacacacactccattTGTACAGCTGTAAAGCTCATAGAGTTAGTGAGGCTGGTGTAAAATTACAAACTGAGGATGCTGCATGCCCGTAGTTTAAACTGCTGATCAGATGTCCATTCTTCAGAGACACAAATGTAATTTATTCTAGAAGTTGGTTTAATTgaagaataaatataaaaccaCATTTTGCAGAACTTTGGTTTTTAACTAATGATTAATGCGATATTTGAAGTTGAATACAAGCCTGAAAGTGATGTGTCAGTGACATTTATTTCCCGTCTCATTTTATCTATTCATTCAATCTCATTAAAACTGTTTTTCCTGATCATTCTAATTGATTGTGCAAGTTATTGATCCAACATTAACTCAACTTGGACACAGATCAACAGaattttctgggttttttggACGGTGGAGGaaaagaaaacctttttttttttcttttgcacttttAATGAAAACGAATGAAGAAAACTTGGCATCTTTAACATTCCATTGCATTTATTCAAAATGTTGGTATAACTGATAATGATGTAGTGTTTATAATATTGTGAGCAGCCCTAACccataatgtgtgtttgaaaTAAATGCCAGCTTATTGTTACTAAACTGTGGG carries:
- the foxo3a gene encoding forkhead box protein O3a, coding for MAEEAPQSSSEPPLNVEIDPDFEPQKRPRSCTWPLPRPDSGSGKPGANDADVIPEEEDDEGESPESGAEQKPSGGVGVKPRGDGGASTSQTVELQRGLFAEEAADGSPSSAQTPLATTPGSSASQQLRKSSARRNAWGNYSYADLITQAIESTPEKRLTLSQIYDWMVRSVPYFKDKGDSNSSAGWKNSIRHNLSLHSRFVKVQNEGTGKSSWWMINPEGGKGGKAPRRRAVSMDNSKYIKGARGRATKKKASLQAAQDGSSESSSSLSKWTGSPTSRSSDDLDAWTDFRSRTNSNASTLSGRLSPILANLELDEVPDDDSPLSPMLYSSPSSMSPSTGPTGLSDLAGTMNLNDGLSENLMDDLLDNISLTASQQPPPGEEDSGANGQGSSVFTFSCSGSSLGSPSGSYGPNALFSPPSITSLRQSPMQTIQENKQTTFSCIPHFNDHQTLQDLLSLDSLSPSNVMLTQSDPLMSQASTAIALQNSRRNAMLLRKDHLLVNHSSAGQAQSSSVSVWQAGLSTSDNGASHANAKLPHVKSPSKLTSMQLGSSLSSQDLDLDVFNGSLECDMDSIIRNELMDADCLDLSFDSRLTSTQNSNRNSGSFPKQTSPQRWVPS